In one window of Spartinivicinus marinus DNA:
- a CDS encoding HAD family hydrolase, with translation MSDKLLILDLDETLIHAELVPLELPHAFVACPYFIYTRPYLDEFLAFCQQHFKLAVWTTGNQLYADTIVAHLLGSADQLEFVWARDRCISHYHSELDCNYYIKDLKKVKRHGYDLEDVLVIDDSPEKLERQYSNLIPVAPYYGEPADKELKLLMSYLASIEEADNIRSIDKRSWHQQVA, from the coding sequence ATGTCTGACAAGCTGCTTATTCTTGATCTTGATGAAACATTAATTCATGCTGAGCTGGTTCCTCTGGAATTACCACATGCCTTTGTCGCATGTCCTTACTTTATATACACTCGACCTTATCTTGATGAGTTTCTAGCGTTTTGCCAGCAACACTTTAAGCTTGCAGTGTGGACCACAGGCAACCAGCTTTATGCCGATACTATAGTGGCTCATCTGCTTGGTTCAGCAGATCAGTTAGAGTTTGTCTGGGCCAGAGACCGCTGTATTAGCCATTACCATTCTGAACTTGATTGCAATTACTACATAAAAGATCTGAAAAAGGTTAAACGGCATGGCTACGATCTAGAAGATGTACTAGTCATTGATGACTCGCCAGAAAAGCTGGAAAGACAGTATAGCAACCTGATTCCTGTTGCTCCTTACTATGGAGAGCCAGCAGACAAAGAGCTTAAACTACTAATGAGCTATTTAGCTTCAATAGAAGAAGCCGACAATATTCGTTCAATAGATAAACGGAGCTGGCATCAACAAGTGGCTTAG
- a CDS encoding succinylglutamate desuccinylase/aspartoacylase domain-containing protein — protein MNKSTSSLINVWTQPDPEEIGHSIDEFLSRLKQPTIIQLSGLDDSRTRVISTLLHGNEPSGLYAVFNWLKSGKQPAVNTVFFVGAVTAALEHPRFFYRHLPDERDLNRCFKEPFDDYPGHVAKSFLDFLKEEQPECLIDIHNTSGSGPAFAVSICNDLAHQTLVSHFVDRLIVTNLRLGSLMELSEQDVPTITVECGGTQDEQAHLLAIESVDRFLSLDDVFQYSATDRELEILYNPVRIELKPDATIAYNMAPVDGVDITLPLNIEHLNFGVVDTDIQLGWLGERGIDCFQVVSHEGKDISQELLRVEGNQLFPKQPVKAFMITTNPIIAKSDCLFYAVTCQG, from the coding sequence ATGAATAAAAGCACATCATCACTAATAAACGTATGGACTCAGCCTGACCCTGAAGAAATTGGTCATTCCATTGATGAGTTTCTTTCACGTTTAAAGCAGCCAACTATTATTCAATTATCAGGATTGGATGACAGCCGTACTAGAGTTATATCCACACTATTGCATGGTAATGAGCCATCAGGATTATATGCCGTTTTTAATTGGCTTAAGTCGGGAAAACAACCCGCAGTAAATACAGTGTTTTTTGTTGGTGCTGTCACTGCTGCACTGGAGCATCCAAGATTTTTTTATCGTCACTTACCTGATGAGAGGGATTTGAACCGTTGTTTTAAGGAGCCTTTTGATGATTATCCAGGGCATGTGGCGAAATCATTTCTAGACTTTTTAAAGGAAGAGCAGCCAGAGTGTTTAATTGATATTCATAATACATCAGGCTCTGGGCCTGCTTTTGCAGTGAGTATTTGCAATGACTTGGCTCATCAGACGCTGGTTTCTCACTTTGTCGATCGGCTAATCGTCACTAATCTACGTTTGGGTTCACTAATGGAGTTATCTGAACAAGATGTACCGACGATTACGGTTGAGTGTGGGGGAACACAAGATGAACAGGCACATCTATTGGCTATAGAGTCTGTTGATCGCTTTTTGTCGCTTGATGATGTATTTCAATATTCTGCTACAGATCGAGAGTTAGAAATTCTCTACAATCCTGTGCGTATAGAGCTGAAGCCAGATGCAACGATTGCGTATAACATGGCGCCTGTTGACGGTGTGGATATTACGTTACCTCTGAATATTGAGCATTTAAATTTTGGCGTCGTCGATACAGATATTCAATTAGGTTGGTTAGGGGAAAGGGGGATAGACTGCTTTCAAGTGGTTTCTCACGAGGGCAAAGATATTTCTCAGGAATTGCTACGAGTAGAAGGTAATCAACTGTTTCCTAAGCAGCCGGTGAAAGCCTTTATGATAACGACTAACCCAATCATTGCTAAAAGTGATTGTTTATTTTATGCCGTGACCTGCCAAGGGTAA
- a CDS encoding 4'-phosphopantetheinyl transferase family protein, translating to MNKAANTVDRNRVDIWLCQSVQTAHIVPSEWLSNEELTRLNRYRSTVKQQQFLAARVFLKKTLSYYVSLKPSQWQFAIGQYGKPVIDWCASGLLEDPQLSFNLSHSSDCLALLVTQQNPVGIDVESLSRPRPWPKLAKRVCTDQEQRDLARLPEAQQFSHFIKLWAHKEAVLKAMGLGINSQWPMNSLGFGLINTEELCFMPPANFPHSHINLYSILLHGAWCASAILDCTDSVTWNIKRD from the coding sequence TTGAATAAAGCAGCTAACACAGTTGATCGAAATCGAGTAGATATTTGGCTTTGTCAGTCAGTACAAACCGCTCATATAGTTCCTAGTGAGTGGCTAAGTAACGAAGAGTTAACACGATTAAATCGCTATCGCTCGACTGTAAAGCAACAACAGTTTTTAGCCGCTAGGGTATTTTTAAAAAAAACGCTTAGTTATTATGTATCTCTAAAGCCAAGTCAATGGCAGTTTGCTATTGGCCAGTATGGTAAACCGGTTATTGACTGGTGTGCGAGTGGTTTGCTTGAAGACCCTCAACTGTCTTTTAATCTTTCCCACAGTAGTGACTGTTTAGCTTTGCTGGTTACCCAACAGAACCCAGTAGGTATTGATGTTGAGTCACTTAGCCGACCCAGGCCATGGCCTAAACTGGCCAAACGTGTTTGTACTGATCAAGAACAAAGGGATTTAGCACGGCTACCAGAAGCCCAGCAATTCAGTCACTTCATTAAGTTATGGGCGCATAAAGAAGCGGTCCTAAAAGCAATGGGATTAGGGATAAATAGTCAGTGGCCGATGAATAGTCTGGGGTTTGGTTTAATTAATACAGAGGAACTCTGTTTTATGCCTCCTGCCAATTTTCCGCACAGTCATATTAATCTTTATAGTATTTTGCTTCATGGTGCTTGGTGTGCGAGTGCCATACTGGATTGCACTGATTCAGTAACATGGAATATCAAGCGCGACTAA
- a CDS encoding tripartite tricarboxylate transporter substrate-binding protein, with protein sequence MLRIIVPYGRGGGSDQLSRAMGNAIQKATKIKVIITNRPDRGGAEAVDIFARLKPKDWVILQATDNLIANYINGIIKLHPTKELIPIAITQLTFSQIYIHPQNPHYSNWQEFLQYAKTKPTTIANVGNRGSMEYLSIQGIELNLGVTLHQKSYDRPNHRYQALLNGEVNALIEQPGDVDMLLNIKSIKPILTLLDKRPLVFKEVPSLPDVGLSLTPLYRFRGFFALKATPKKQLKWLETIINQAWQTPAFQAFNKEKHMHLLDSYMDSKQATLFINQLIETYRNMSNKTQIN encoded by the coding sequence ATGTTAAGAATTATCGTTCCCTATGGGCGTGGCGGAGGCTCAGATCAACTATCACGAGCTATGGGAAATGCAATCCAAAAAGCAACAAAAATTAAGGTGATTATTACTAATAGGCCCGACCGAGGTGGTGCAGAAGCTGTAGACATTTTTGCACGCCTTAAACCTAAAGACTGGGTAATATTACAAGCAACTGACAATCTGATAGCAAACTACATTAATGGTATTATTAAATTACATCCAACTAAAGAACTGATACCAATTGCCATTACACAATTAACCTTTAGTCAGATTTACATTCACCCCCAGAATCCTCATTACAGTAACTGGCAGGAATTTCTTCAATACGCTAAAACCAAACCAACAACCATTGCAAACGTTGGTAACCGTGGTTCAATGGAGTATTTAAGTATCCAGGGGATTGAGTTAAACCTTGGAGTTACTCTCCATCAAAAAAGTTATGATAGACCAAATCACCGCTATCAAGCGTTATTAAATGGTGAAGTGAATGCTTTAATAGAGCAGCCAGGCGATGTTGATATGCTTCTTAATATCAAGTCAATTAAGCCAATACTGACTTTATTAGATAAGCGACCTTTAGTGTTTAAAGAGGTACCCTCCTTACCTGATGTTGGCTTGTCACTCACCCCCCTTTATCGATTTAGAGGTTTTTTTGCCTTAAAAGCAACTCCTAAAAAACAATTAAAATGGCTAGAAACCATTATCAACCAAGCCTGGCAAACACCAGCATTTCAAGCATTTAACAAAGAAAAACACATGCATTTGCTTGATAGTTATATGGACTCAAAACAGGCAACCCTATTTATTAACCAACTAATAGAGACATATCGAAACATGTCAAATAAAACACAAATCAATTAA
- a CDS encoding glutamate-cysteine ligase family protein — MGLSIEADTFSNQDFVLFEQKVRDDLDVLKKLLSDPDFGVGQASLGAEVEFYIVDHQRKLLPINMEINALLQDPQLTVELNRFNLEYNLTPQPYSGSPFMAIEQELNTAIKKIDEAATPHRGQVIPIGILPTLTKKDFHDQTMTDIPRYRALSHALCKMRGGPFKIAIDGKEPIELETDDVTLEGASTSFQVHWRVPTSQYADYLNAVQLVTPVVLALSSNSPSLFGHHLWAETRIALFKQSIDSRSSHEQSWRHPPRVFFGNGWVRESAWELFAASAALFPPIIPVIGEENPHASLAAGKTPKLEELRLHQGTTWQWNRAIYDDADGGHLRIEMRSLPAGPTLIDMSANALFAIGCAMAVLPDIKHLTSVLPFNYAEHNFYRAAKYGMDARLVWPAKTQVHLHEESVLHIAKHLLPKACHALETTALCHTEIKRLMNVMQGRIEQRICGAKWQRLVTNHLLKSLNREEAFAEMLASYIQGYRSGKPVCEWSISP, encoded by the coding sequence ATGGGGCTTTCAATTGAAGCAGACACTTTTTCAAATCAAGATTTTGTGCTTTTTGAGCAAAAGGTTCGTGATGACTTAGATGTACTTAAAAAGCTATTGTCTGACCCAGATTTTGGGGTAGGTCAAGCATCATTGGGTGCTGAAGTAGAGTTTTATATTGTTGATCATCAACGTAAGCTCTTGCCTATTAACATGGAAATTAATGCTTTACTTCAAGACCCTCAATTAACGGTAGAGCTTAATCGCTTTAATTTAGAGTATAACCTAACTCCTCAGCCTTATAGCGGCTCTCCTTTTATGGCGATTGAACAGGAGTTGAACACTGCAATAAAAAAAATAGACGAAGCCGCAACACCACATAGGGGGCAAGTTATACCAATAGGTATTCTGCCAACATTAACTAAAAAAGATTTTCATGATCAAACAATGACCGATATTCCAAGATATCGGGCACTTTCCCATGCCTTGTGTAAAATGCGCGGTGGTCCTTTTAAGATTGCAATTGATGGTAAGGAGCCTATTGAATTAGAGACTGATGATGTTACGCTAGAAGGGGCAAGTACTTCTTTTCAAGTGCATTGGCGAGTACCTACCAGTCAATATGCAGATTACTTAAATGCTGTCCAGTTGGTAACACCCGTTGTTTTAGCCTTATCTTCGAATTCACCCAGTTTATTTGGCCATCATTTGTGGGCCGAAACGCGCATTGCATTGTTTAAGCAATCTATCGATAGTCGTTCATCCCATGAACAAAGTTGGCGTCATCCGCCGCGAGTATTTTTTGGTAATGGCTGGGTAAGGGAAAGCGCTTGGGAATTATTTGCGGCTTCAGCAGCATTGTTTCCACCGATTATTCCTGTTATTGGTGAAGAGAATCCTCATGCGAGTTTAGCAGCAGGAAAAACACCTAAATTAGAAGAATTACGACTTCATCAAGGCACGACTTGGCAATGGAACCGAGCAATATATGATGATGCTGATGGTGGGCATTTGCGTATCGAAATGCGTTCTTTGCCGGCTGGACCAACGTTAATAGATATGAGTGCAAATGCACTGTTTGCCATAGGATGTGCTATGGCTGTATTGCCTGATATTAAACACTTAACTTCTGTTTTACCATTTAATTATGCTGAGCATAATTTTTATCGAGCTGCTAAGTATGGTATGGATGCGCGTTTGGTTTGGCCTGCAAAAACACAGGTTCATCTGCATGAAGAGTCTGTATTGCATATAGCTAAGCACTTGTTGCCAAAAGCATGTCATGCACTGGAGACAACAGCACTATGTCATACTGAAATAAAGCGGTTGATGAATGTGATGCAAGGGCGTATTGAACAGCGTATTTGTGGTGCAAAATGGCAACGCCTAGTGACTAATCATTTATTAAAGTCCCTCAATAGAGAAGAAGCATTTGCGGAAATGTTAGCTAGCTATATTCAAGGCTACCGGAGTGGCAAGCCAGTTTGTGAATGGAGTATTTCACCATGA